In Molothrus ater isolate BHLD 08-10-18 breed brown headed cowbird chromosome 26, BPBGC_Mater_1.1, whole genome shotgun sequence, the DNA window tggagtagtgaagcagcagcaggatgttgCTGGGGGCATAAAAAACCACCAGGGTGACCACCATGAGGGCCGTGAGCTTGGCAGCGTGGCCGTAGCGGCCGCCCCCGCGCAGGAGGACGCGCAGCACCGCGCCCgagctcagcaccagcagcaccagcggCAGCAGGAAGGCACAGGAGATCAGCACCACGAAATAATAGAAGTAAAACCCATCATCTTCATGCCTGGGCAGGACATCGTGGCACAGCGTGAGGCCTGCCCCGAGCAGGGGGTAGgattgctgctgcagggccaggggcagcGTCAGGGCcgcagagcagagccagaccCCAGCACAGGCGCTGGCGGCCAAGGCGGGAGTGCGGAAAGCACGGGAGGAGAAGGGGTGAGCCACGGCCAGGTAGCGATCCAGGCTGATGCAGCCGAGCAGCAGCACGGAGCAGTACATGTTGCCATAGAACAGGGCCGTGGTGAGGCGGCACAGCCCTTCCCCGAAGGGCCAGTGGTTGCCCAGGAAGTAGTAGGAGATCTTGAAGGGCAGCACGGAGGTGAGCAGCAGGTCTGCCGTGGCCAGGTTCATCAGGAACACGGTGGGGGCCCGGCGCTCGGCACGCGTGGCCAACACCCACAGGGCCAGGGCGTTggagggcagccccagcaggaacACCAGGACATACAGACACGGGATGAGGCGCACGGTGATGGcgctgcccagctgggcacggGTGGCCTCGGGGATCAGCAGGTAGGTGATGTTGTTGACTGTGGCCTGGTCCCCTGGGATGGCTCGGGGACAAGGGGTGACCTCTGGAGTGCTGGCCTGCTCGCTGGTGCTGTTCTGGGAGTAATCTGGGGGGGAAGGCAGCCTGTTACTCACTCAGGATGATACACACTCAGCCTGTTACACACTCAGACTGTTACACACTCAGCCTGCTCCTCACTCAGGCTGTTACACACTCAGCCTGCTCCTCACTCAGGCTCTTCCTCACTCAGCTCATTCCTCACTCAGCCTGTTACACACTCAGCCTGTTCCTCATTCAGTTTGTTCCTCACTCAGCCTGTTCCTTATTCAGACTGTTCCTCACTCAGCCTGTTCCTCATCCAGCCTGTTACACACTCAGCCTGTTGCACATTCAGCCTGTTGCACACTCAGCCTGTTACACACTCAGCCCGTTCCTCCCTTAACCTGTTCCTCACTCAGTCTGTTCCACACTCAGTCTGTTACACACTCAGCCTCTTCCTCACTCAG includes these proteins:
- the F2RL3 gene encoding proteinase-activated receptor 4 — its product is MGTLGNRQLLLCCALWGLCLASDYDDYSQNSTSEQASTPEVTPCPRAIPGDQATVNNITYLLIPEATRAQLGSAITVRLIPCLYVLVFLLGLPSNALALWVLATRAERRAPTVFLMNLATADLLLTSVLPFKISYYFLGNHWPFGEGLCRLTTALFYGNMYCSVLLLGCISLDRYLAVAHPFSSRAFRTPALAASACAGVWLCSAALTLPLALQQQSYPLLGAGLTLCHDVLPRHEDDGFYFYYFVVLISCAFLLPLVLLVLSSGAVLRVLLRGGGRYGHAAKLTALMVVTLVVFYAPSNILLLLHYSSPCSRLHGRLYLSYMLSLALSTFNSCADPFVYYYVSEDFREKVRRRVFRGSKKTTTSLKTSKETLPRSKHSLV